GCTGACCATGACCAAGACCAAATAACCCCAGCTGGAGAATCCCTGTACCGTGTAGTGATTCCAAGGTAGTGTGCTGATATGCAAAGGGGAAATCAGATGGTTGATGATGCCACGTACCAGTTTCGGGGCAGAAGCCATAGGATGTGTCACGGTCATAGTCTTCAGTAGTAGCACACCAGCGGTAACCATCATCTCTGCCCGACGTAGTGCAGCTGTCATACTTCTCCCCCTGAAAGGTGAATGGGAATTTACACGGAGCACCGTCTCCATTTCCACCCAGGGTGAAAAGTACtgcaaagcaaaacaaacagtTAAGTTTTATAGAGGACCTAACGGCATTACACATATTGCAATCCTATGACGGCAATACAACATCTTTGAGTAAGTATTGAgtactctttttttctttctttaacagAAATGCAGAAGCCAAACAAAATAGGCAACTCCGCTGCAAACAGACCTTGCTCATGTTCACATCATATGAAAGAACATTGTACATGTGTACTTTGGCTGTTGGTTGTAACAGGCATATGATAATGTTAGCATCATTGACAGCAACATagacacagacaaacaaaacgTCTGACAAAGCCTCCTCTTCTAAAGTGGGGCAGTAACTTGGAAAAGAAATGTTCCATAATCCACTTCAAATGAAGACAACAACACTGTCCTGGCATATGGTTCAACCTACTTTCTTCATGTCCAAAATCAGAGGAACAGCTGTGAATATAACAATAATCTGATATGAAGCATTTGCCAGCTTCAACTCACCAAAACACTAAATGTTCTATATGACGCAAGCTGGATGTGATACCACTGTTGCAAAGATAAAAAGGGGCTACAAAGTCATAAATCTTTTGAAGATGCAAAAGTCAAATGTGTTAGGGGACACTGCAGTATATACATGTGCTTATAATGGGAGAACCAGTTGAGAAACTTACATTCATGAGGGCAGAAGCCATATTTGCCATCTTCATCAAAGTTGTAAGAGGTAGAGCACCACAGGAAGCCATCATCGCGGCCCTGAGACGTACAGCTGTTGTACTCGGTGCCCATGAACAGGAAGGGGAATTTACAGAACTCTCCATCAGCATTTCCAAACTTCGCCTTCacaactgttaaaaaaaaaaaaaaaaaaaaacatgcttgtaCTTATGCCTTTTAATGTCCTAACTCATTTACCATAAATCATGCTCTACAGTTTTACCAAGCAGCTTCCTGCAAGAAGTAAGTCGCTGCCTCAAGAATATTGAAAGCTGTTAAAAAGCAGGCTTTGAAAACTTCTTTACCAGACAGTATAATGTAAAGTCCACATGGAGTAACATTACATAATAAAAACCCCTGCTCATCGAATATATCATCCGTTTTAAGGTTTTTCTAAAGCACGGGGAAAAAATGTTTCTGCACAATTTGTAAATCCACAGACGAGGATATTAATAATGACAAATATTCAGAGCGAAACTATCTGGGTCACTGTGTACGAATACAAATGTGTGCAatggccattttttttttctattcagcTTCCATATGGCTGCACTTTCATATATCAAGTGCCAGAAAGTTAGTATTGTCGATGTCCCCATCTCACCTGAGGTAATAAAGCTGTTTTGATTGTTAAGTAATTATTGACGACAAAATCCTCCTATCTTTTGGACAAACTGATACAAATGATAAACAGTGCAATGCACGAACACCTGCAGATATAAGATACGAGTAAGCTTTTTCTGATGCATTTCTCCCTTACCTTGGCCCTCTCCCAAGGTCCACTGCTCATCATCATCAAAGTGGGAGTCTCCTCCAATTCCTGGCCCCGGGGCAAAGGCATGAGCCAAGAGGCCATCCTTGCCATCAAAAGGGTATCCATCCCCGTGCTCTGTTGATAAAAtgtcaaggaaaaaagaaaactaagaaAAATTGCGGTTTCTGACGTGATGTGACATTTGCATGTGTATTTCATAGTCctgtttttaaaacaacaatttAATTAAGTCTGAGCATagcctttttgtttgtcttcccCTGTTATTACTGGATTCCTTTCTAGCTATGGCTAGACAGAAAGATATTACAACACTGTAAGTAAAGTATCAAGGGCTTATTTTAGCTGGAATGACTGGAATGACCTGTGTTAGAACCACAATTCCCACTGTTTTCTTATGTGGTCCTAAAATATACGATAGCGGAGGGCAGAGCCACAAGAAAACATGAGTGTTACTGCTCCTCCGATATGAGTCTACAGGCCAGTGAACTTTTAGTCAACTGTTTTCTGGTTGGTGGAGTGCTTAAATAGTTACTATGCATTTtgatcttatgagttgtttatGTTGACAAACACAGTTACAGTTTTTGGGGGAAATTATCAACATTTTGCCATCACGGATGCCTATATTCACAGTACGTTTCACACATGAAATTCCACTAATATACACATGGCATACCGTTGCGACCAAAATTAACCATGATGTCAGCCTCTCCGTCCATGATGCGGGTGAAAGTGAGCGGAGTGACATCGCTCCACACTTTAAAGGCTCTGAAGAAAGCGTCATTTATGACTTCCTCATCCAGATCAGGACTGTAACCCAGGATTCTACAACAGGTTCAGGGAAAATAATTAGAAATCATGACATAGAAGGAAGATTCAAACAGATTCcatcaaaataacaaaaagctgTTGTAATCAGCTTTTAAAACTCATTCTGCAAAAGTGGTGCTTGTGTGACAAACTTTGCAAAGCAAGCGAGTTCCTCTCTGTTTTTAACTGAAGACCATGGAAATGAGGCCGGACAAATACTGTATGAGTCATCTGTGAGAGCGCTTCCTGAAACTTTTTTCGGCTACAAACCAACACAATCTACTATGCCTGTCTACCAAGCGCTTTTCCTGAAAACAGTCTAAGATCTCAGTTATTGTTTTTGGCTTGCAGTCTTTCTTCCAAATACAAAGGCAGACGGGCTGGAAAGATCAGGGCACCAAAAAAAACTGCTAATGTAAGTAAACTAAATCCACACTGTTGTCAACCtcaaacagaatgaaaacaagggCCCTGACACATACTGTGTAGGAATGCTGGTGTTAGCAGGACATAAGAGGGGGAGGGGGGTAACTGGAGTTGAGGGAGCGAGGGTGGATGTGTTTAGAGTTCAGGCGGGGGCAAGAATCATTTCACAATATCTCAAATGCTTTTGTTCACAGGCAGCTTTTGGGATGGGTTAAGATTGTCAAGCATCATGCTGTAAATTAAATCCTGATGTGACAGTTCGAATAACTAAAATTTAGCAGTCCCTTTTTTCATGGACAAAAGTGCTTAGCCTCCATCACGTCATCATTTGAGCACTAATTCAGAGTTAACATGCACTGGCAGCCACCTCCATCAATACATTTGTGAACGTGTCACCAGAAAAATGAAGGTAATTTAAGCGTCTAACCTGTAGGTGATGTCTTTTTTCTGCCACATGGGCTTCCTGTGGAAGAAGTTGTAATTGGCAACATCTGGGACGCCACAGCGGGGCTTTTTCATGATCTCCACAGTTTTGGCATCAACCTCTCCAGTTTCTTGCAGGGCGAAGAACTTCTGCATTTTCTTCAGGGTGTCTTTGAGCACCATGAGGTTGCATCTGTCTTGTGGGCATCCATAAAACTTATTCAGATAGTGCTACAAGGgagttaaagtaaaaaagaactggttcaagtgaaaatgttttcaaaaataacaataataataataataataaagtgtgTCAAATATTACCAAACGGttcactttttcttcttttaaagtaAAGACCTAATTCATGTACTCACTTTGACATATCACtggggggggtaaaaaaaaaagacaataaactTACCAGAGCAACTTCTTTGTCTGTTTTGGGGGAGTCGTCTCCGGGAAACCGGATAATGGGAGAAGGGCGAGCATTTGCTGCTTGAAAGGCTAACTGAACCAAAAACACTTTGAGAACAATCCGACGACAACTAAATATCGTCGGAAAGTCCATTTTACTCAGGTTAAGTCTATCTTAGGTGTGTTAAATGCCGTTTGCTCTGAGTTATCTTTTTCAGCCAGTCAGCCTGTATTGCCTCTGCTCCTCcttgtatattttttttcctccttttcggGACGTCCTGCAACTCGGCTCTCTGAACTTTCTCAGTTCTGCTTGCTCATGCACTCCCACCCCCCTACCGACACTTTCTGCGCAGTCTCCAGGTTGAGAAAGAGGAGCGGAGGAGCCTTCAGCACTTCTACTTTATAGTTTTCACTCAGTCTTGTTTCTGCAACGCCAAAAACCAATTcactaagttactttttaacCGAGTAATAAGATAACTATGTCACTTGCTTGCAAAGTCCTGTCCCTCTCTCAGTCATACACAAAACAATTCGCATTTTAAAGGGCCAGAAGTGGGTGTTGCCAGTATCCTGCACATCTGTTTCTGCcagcatccctgctccacccttTTACTTTTCGAACTTTTTCCACACGACTTGAGAAACCCCTTTCCCCCTGCAGACAGACTATTGTCCGAAGGTCACAATAACACCACGTAATCGGATGAATCACTCTCGCAGACTCATTTAATTCCACTGACTCTTCTTGAGCGCAACAATTTCATTCCGTTACAATGCTGCTGGGGGAAGGCAGCGACACCCAGCTGCGGACAGAGCAAACGTTTTTTTAAAAGCAGTAGAGGTGGTACGTTGACATCTGGTGGCATGAtgtgaatagtgaaccacaggCAATCAAACCATTCAAATACAATCACTGAAGGGATCTCTATCATTTGTACATAACATCGAAAATGCAGCCTAAAAAGAAAAGCATGTTTTGTAAACCATCAGTGCTTATGAATATTTGCAGATACAGTGTTAAAAGATTTTGcccaaaatattatttttgtgtTGGAAATTCGGGATTTAGGATGACTCCAAGAATCAACGAGAATGTAACTTGACTCGTGATTCATATTCCCTAATCAGCGGACTGCCTCGGGTATTAGGAGGTTTACAGTCAGCAGAACTGCTGCCCTCTAGTGGTTATTATACGCCTTGCACCACTGTCTCCCGTGGCCTTTGGAGCcagtctttttttaattattattacagttGCAGTCTGTTGCGTAGATTTGGGATTTACTGTAACTCTCTTTGACATATTTTTGTTTCCGCTTTCATGATGGATAACTCTGAACAGAGACTTTAATAGGGAGAGCTGAAGGACTTCTTTTTCAAAGAGATCAGACAGGCGGATATCTTACAAACAGGATTTTGTGGTATATCTAGCAAAGCAATTTCCTTTCCCTTTAGCGAGAGTACAGTTAATTTTTCATAGCGGGGGTTGCTGTTGGTGGTTGAATTTAACATCCATTTGCCAACAATATCCAGGGCCTGTCACTTTGGAACAGGAGCTTTATTTCATGCACTGATACATGCTGCCATCTCCTCTAACTGACACACTTGCAGAGCTGGGAAACAGAATGGCTACCTATTAAATGTACATGGGCCTGCCTCGCCAAATAGAAAATGCTGAGATGTGAAAAGTTGAGCCACAGCTACAGTAATTGAATGCCTTTGTGCATATGAATGCAGTTTTGCAGGAGAAAGAGGCATAAAGAGATTGAAACGATAACATTCGATTTGCATGTaaattgttttcttctctttgccCCTGCTGAATGTTTAAGCTGCTCCTAGGTTTGAGCACTGCACAATATATGTATGCTTGTGTGTTTCGATGAAATTCTGTAGCCTTTATTAAAAACAGGTGTCTTGTTGCTTCTGATTGTGAGTGCATCTCCTCtatttgtatttgtttgtgGCTGAGATGGCTGATTTAAACCCATCATGGTGTTATGGGATGCTTTACACTCTTACAGCTGGCTTGTACTTCAGTATTTACACCACTGTAAGCAAATCACATGTGAAGCTTTCGTTGCCAGCAAATTATATTAAGATTTACCTGATGAATATATATTCGCTGGTTTCCATTTATATTACAAAAGCAGCCTAATGCAAAGTTGCAATATATTTGCTCTGGTCCTACACCACAGAGGCTCATGTCATGAATTATGAGGGTGAGTGGCTTCCTCCAGCCAGCCTGTCCTCCTCTTGCGACTGGGAATGGGACATTCTGGACTTGAAGGCCAGTCGTATTATGACTCTCCAGCTGGCTCTGGATCTTCAAGTCAACCGATTGACCCCCGTCCAGCTGAACAGACCGCAGACCTAGATGTCACCCTCTCCCATCACCCTGGTCCTCTGGCTCTTTCGAGGACCCTGACAGATTCTCTGATGGGTCATCAAACCAAACTCCCTCTATGGCTGGCTAGCGTCATGAATGACAAATATCACAGTCCCTCGGCTCTCCTCTCACTCCAACCCCCAGATTCTCAGTGTGTTTGAGAGGATGGTGTGTGATACTCAGTGGTGTTTTATCTAGGCTTGAATGTATAGTTAGTCTGGGTGTGTAGTTAAAACTGACACTGAGTGGTTTGGAATCAGCCTATTGgcattgtttgttttattgctttGCAGGAGTAATTAAGCAATGGTTGCTGAGTAAATGAATGCAGCAACAGCCCTGTCAATAAATCTGTTTCAACTTAATTTGGCGAAGCACTGTGTTACAGAATACTGTGACACATATTATATCACTCAGATTGAAACATTCTGATGATGAATTATTGAACATAAATCCATTATCTtgaacatattttatttatGAATGCACCAAGACACTGGAGGACTTTAACACTGCAGGGTAATTATTGTTCCACATTGTGTCACCACTCCTCTCTCAGATACAACTGCCAGAGCAAACTGCGATAAATCAAAGTATTGCGAGTTTTGATTGACATTTTGTGTGCGCACGAGGCCCAGAGCAACATTAGTTGAATTGCTTTATTTAATGCTTTCTCCCTCATTCTGTTTCTCCTTTAGCGTGCCTTGTAAACACTGATGCAATAATGCATTCCATTATACAGAGGAGAAGAGACGAGTGTCTCGTGTGGCTCTTCTCCATCAAAATAATAGGTCAACAgctgtatttaaaaaattaatcaCATTCTTGGCAGTTGCAAAGGTTAGCCGCAGCGCTCCGAGATGCAATATTGGAAGCTCAGATCAGCAGCAAGTCTCGGCGGAGATGAGGAAGACTTGCCTTTGATGAGTACAGCATGtaaatgatttgtgtgtgtttatgggacACGGGGCTGGCCCTGCCTCACTCCAAGACAGCAGCGTTGGCACCACTCTGTGGCAGAGGCTGGCAACAGCAGATGGAAATAAGCAAGAGGGGAGGGTTGACCCCACTACAGCACTTCACAGTTTGTGTTCTCATTCAGCAGAACTTTCATCTTTCTCCTTCGTTTTTAAAAAACTGCATCAATTATATTCctattctgtttttttatttttttttgtttgagctTATCTTGATCCGGTATCCTTCACATCACTCATATTGTCTTTTACAAAGATTTGTTCTCATTAAGCGATTTCAGCATCATCAAGAGTCCTTGTGATGCTAAACAGTCAAAGACTGTCCGTTCAGAACACATGCATGACTCACAAGTTTTATCTGAGCTGTGACTCAGGTCTCCTAAACAGATCATTTGTTAAATCTGCGTTTCTCGATGGAGACTGTATCAGCCTGTTTGTGGGATCTTTTAAGAAATTCAAATATTGATGCCTCCCTCACATCAAAGACAAATTACTCTCAGAGATATCTTGAGGTGCGAGGACAtgcatatgaaatatgaatgcTTACCTAGGATTGCTTTTAGTAATTCTGAAATATTTACAGTGGTATTTAGGAGTGCCATGGCTCCTGCTTGTTGCACGCAGGCTGACACTTCTGGATGAATTTTTCACTAAGGATCTGATTTTGCCGTCACACTAAATGGATAGTCCAGATAAGTCAGGAACATTGCTACCTGGACTGTcggatgaaaatgaaatgctGCATGATGCAAGTGGGAAAAATGAGGGTAATGTTGCCATCTGCCGAGTGCAGTTTTGAGAGATGTGCATTGGCTGTAATGCTGTTTGTTTGCAGATGTCAGCTTTGGAATCTTAGGCCTCTATGGTACTGTTAACATATAAATTAGTAAACCTTTAGAAAGTTATCATTTTACACCAGTATTTCATACTGCACTGCAACTATTTATCTGTAAATGTTTTGTCCCATAATCTGCGGGTGCTACCTTGGCCACAGTTAACATATTATCTGCTGTTCTGTAATGCAAATGGGGATTTCGATGTATTCTTTTACCCTTGGAGTGTAAtgagaactgaaaaaaaaacaatcacaaCTTAAGTAATTATCTattaaatgaaaatgagaatagTGTTTCCAAAACAACAGAGATCCATTGGGAAATCACGTTCATCAGCTCTGATTACTTTCACTCATTAAAGGAAGAAGACATTCAGGCCTGGCAGCAGCTTTCCTCTCTTCTTTAGAACTGCTTAGCCTCCTTTTAACATATTCTATCACACTGCAGTATTACTATCTGCCAAACTAGAACAGCTTTAAAAGTCAGGTATTTACTGTCAGTACATAATACACAGAAATTGCTGCAGTGCTATCTACTGAGGTCGTCAAACTTCTCAGGCCCTTATTCATAAAAAAGTGTAGTACACTCAGCTTAAGTAAGATGAGAGTTCACACACAATCGTTCTAAGAGACCAAAGTTGGTATGACAGATGTCGTGCAGCAGGCATCAACAGCTGGATTTGATTGAACCTTTTGCTTTTGCTCTCTCTACCCAAATTTAGACATCAGTGACCTTTTAAGTGGATCAAAGAAATCCCTTTAGTCCCCTCACCAAACATTCTTTCTGGAAGATAACAGCTATGCCTTTATAGCTCAATAGGTCATTCATTATTTTGGTGTGGACTCACCGACACAATTTCCAGACAAAAGTGAATTTCCTATTCCCAGTCAATAACAAGCTCGATGTCACCTCTGAGCTCAAAGGAGCATGATTCAATTaggttttctttcttctttttttcagtttgaccaCATGTCACCTTGTTAGTAACACAGAGTTGAATTACAGTTTTTCTGGTAACTACCCTACAGGCCTTATTAAAAACA
This Odontesthes bonariensis isolate fOdoBon6 chromosome 1, fOdoBon6.hap1, whole genome shotgun sequence DNA region includes the following protein-coding sequences:
- the mmp2 gene encoding 72 kDa type IV collagenase, with amino-acid sequence MDFPTIFSCRRIVLKVFLVQLAFQAANARPSPIIRFPGDDSPKTDKEVALHYLNKFYGCPQDRCNLMVLKDTLKKMQKFFALQETGEVDAKTVEIMKKPRCGVPDVANYNFFHRKPMWQKKDITYRILGYSPDLDEEVINDAFFRAFKVWSDVTPLTFTRIMDGEADIMVNFGRNEHGDGYPFDGKDGLLAHAFAPGPGIGGDSHFDDDEQWTLGEGQVVKAKFGNADGEFCKFPFLFMGTEYNSCTSQGRDDGFLWCSTSYNFDEDGKYGFCPHELLFTLGGNGDGAPCKFPFTFQGEKYDSCTTSGRDDGYRWCATTEDYDRDTSYGFCPETAMSTVGGNAEGGPCVFPFTFLGDSYDSCTTSGRSDGKMWCGTTKSYDDDRKWGFCPDQGYSLFLVAAHEFGHALGLEHSQDPGALMAPIYTFTKDFRLSHDDIQGIQELYGVSTDKPLSPTQGPVTPMEICKVPVVFDAVAQIRGETFFFKDRFLFRSVNFRSKPTGPMLVATYWPDLPAKIDAAYENPVEEKTVFFAGNEIWIYKADELERGYPKRLSSLDLPTDLSHIDAVFNFRKNRKTYLFAGDKFWRYDEDRKKMDPGFPKLIADSWNGIPDGIDSAFSLNGIDYSYFFKGNHYFKLEDSSLKIVKLGEITKDWLGC